In one Pseudomonas sp. 31-12 genomic region, the following are encoded:
- a CDS encoding MDR family MFS transporter, translated as MMSVMLGAFMAVLDIQITNSSLKDIQGALSATLEEGSWISTSYLVAEIIMIPLTAWLVQLLSARRLAVWVSLGFLAASLLCSMAWSLESMIIFRALQGFTGGALIPLAFTLTLIKLPEHHRAKGMAMFAMTATFAPSIGPTLGGWLTENWGWEYIFYINIPPGLIMIAGLMYGLEKKEAHWELLKSTDYMGILTLGVGLGCLQVFLEEGHRKDWLESNLIVTLGSIALVSLITFVIVQFSKPNPLINLSILGNRNFGLSSISSLGMGVGLYGSIFLLPLYLAQIQNYNALQIGEVIMWMGVPQLFLIPLVPKLMKYVSPKWLCTLGFGLFGLASFSSGVLNPDFAGPQFNQIQIIRALGQPLIMVTISLIATAYILPQDAGSASSLFNILRNLGGAIGIALLATLLDARTKTYFDYLRESIVPSNPQVAERMALMTDRFGSETAALGKLSEIAHQQASIMAYNDAFHFVGIALGISMLAVLLTKALPAGLKAGEAH; from the coding sequence GTGATGAGCGTGATGCTCGGCGCCTTCATGGCCGTGCTCGACATTCAGATCACCAACTCGTCGCTCAAGGACATTCAGGGCGCATTATCAGCAACCCTCGAAGAAGGCTCGTGGATTTCCACCTCCTACCTGGTCGCAGAAATCATCATGATCCCGCTGACTGCGTGGCTGGTGCAGCTGCTGTCGGCGCGACGCCTGGCGGTCTGGGTTTCATTGGGATTTCTCGCCGCCTCCCTGCTTTGCTCCATGGCCTGGAGCCTGGAGAGCATGATCATCTTTCGGGCGCTGCAGGGCTTCACCGGCGGCGCGCTGATCCCGCTGGCGTTCACCCTCACCCTGATCAAACTCCCGGAACACCACCGCGCCAAAGGCATGGCCATGTTCGCCATGACTGCGACATTCGCGCCCTCCATCGGCCCGACGCTGGGCGGCTGGCTGACGGAAAACTGGGGCTGGGAATACATTTTCTACATCAACATACCGCCGGGCCTGATCATGATCGCCGGCCTGATGTACGGCCTGGAGAAGAAAGAAGCGCACTGGGAACTGCTCAAAAGCACCGACTACATGGGCATTCTCACGCTCGGCGTCGGTCTCGGTTGCTTGCAGGTGTTCCTGGAGGAAGGCCATCGCAAGGACTGGCTCGAGTCGAACCTGATCGTGACCCTGGGCAGCATCGCGCTGGTCAGCCTGATCACCTTTGTGATCGTGCAGTTTTCCAAGCCCAATCCCTTGATCAACCTCAGCATCCTGGGTAATCGCAACTTTGGTTTATCGAGTATTTCCAGCCTCGGGATGGGCGTCGGCTTGTACGGCTCGATCTTCCTGTTGCCGCTGTATCTGGCGCAGATCCAGAACTACAACGCTTTGCAGATCGGTGAAGTGATCATGTGGATGGGCGTGCCGCAGCTGTTTCTGATTCCGCTGGTGCCGAAGCTGATGAAGTACGTGTCGCCGAAATGGCTATGCACGCTGGGCTTCGGCCTGTTCGGGTTGGCGAGTTTTTCGTCAGGGGTGCTGAACCCGGACTTTGCCGGGCCGCAGTTCAATCAGATCCAGATCATCCGGGCGCTTGGCCAGCCGTTGATCATGGTGACCATCTCGCTGATCGCCACCGCTTACATCCTGCCGCAGGATGCGGGGTCGGCGTCGAGCCTGTTCAACATCCTGCGCAACCTCGGCGGCGCGATTGGCATCGCCCTCCTCGCCACATTGCTGGATGCGCGGACCAAGACCTATTTTGATTATCTGCGTGAATCCATCGTGCCGAGCAATCCGCAGGTGGCGGAGCGGATGGCGTTAATGACGGACCGGTTTGGCAGTGAGACGGCGGCGCTGGGCAAACTGAGCGAGATTGCGCATCAGCAGGCGTCGATCATGGCGTACAACGATGCGTTTCACTTTGTCGGGATTGCATTGGGGATCAGCATGCTGGCGGTGTTGTTGACCAAGGCGTTGCCGGCGGGGCTCAAAGCTGGGGAGGCGCATTAA
- the uvrB gene encoding excinuclease ABC subunit UvrB: MSEFQLVTRFEPAGDQPEAIRLMVEGIEAGLAHQTLLGVTGSGKTFSIANVIAQVQRPTLVLAPNKTLAAQLYGEFKAFFPNNAVEYFVSYYDYYQPEAYVPSSDTFIEKDASINDHIEQMRLSATKALLERKDAIIVTTVSCIYGLGSPETYLKMVLHVDRGDKLDQRALLRRLADLQYTRNDMEFARATFRVRGDVIDIHPAESDFEAIRIELFDDEVESLSAFDPLTGEVIRKLPRFTFYPKSHYVTPRETLLGAVEGIKVELQERLDYLRSNNKLVEAQRLEQRTRFDLEMILELGYCNGIENYSRYLSGRESGQAPPTLFDYLPADALLVIDESHVSVPQVGAMYKGDRSRKETLVEYGFRLPSALDNRPMRFDEFEGISPQTIFVSATPGNYEAEHAGRVVEQLVRPTGLVDPQIEIRPALTQVDDLLSEIGKRVALEERVLVTTLTKRMSEDLTDYLADHGVRVRYLHSDIDTVERVEIIRDLRLGTFDVLVGINLLREGLDMPEVSLVAILDADKEGFLRSERSLIQTIGRAARNLNGRAILYADRITGSMERAIGETERRRDKQIAFNLANGITPKGVFKDVADIMEGATVPGSRSKKRKGMAKAAEESAKYEAELRSPGEIAKRIKALEEKMYALARDLEFEAAAQMRDEIGKLRDRLITV, from the coding sequence ATGTCTGAATTCCAGCTAGTCACCCGCTTCGAGCCCGCCGGCGATCAGCCGGAAGCCATCCGCCTGATGGTCGAGGGCATCGAAGCCGGGCTGGCGCACCAGACGTTGCTCGGTGTGACCGGCTCGGGCAAGACCTTCAGCATCGCCAACGTGATCGCCCAAGTGCAGCGTCCGACCCTGGTGCTGGCGCCGAACAAGACTCTGGCCGCGCAGTTGTACGGCGAGTTCAAGGCGTTCTTCCCGAACAACGCCGTCGAATACTTCGTTTCCTACTACGACTACTACCAGCCCGAAGCCTATGTGCCGTCGTCGGACACCTTTATCGAGAAAGACGCCTCGATCAACGACCACATCGAACAGATGCGGCTGTCCGCGACCAAAGCGCTGCTGGAGCGCAAAGACGCGATCATCGTCACCACGGTGTCTTGTATCTACGGCCTGGGCAGTCCGGAAACCTATCTGAAGATGGTGTTGCACGTGGATCGCGGCGACAAGCTCGATCAGCGCGCGTTGCTGCGCCGTCTCGCAGATCTGCAATACACCCGCAACGACATGGAGTTCGCCCGGGCGACCTTCCGGGTGCGCGGCGATGTGATCGATATCCACCCGGCGGAATCCGATTTCGAAGCGATCCGCATCGAGTTGTTCGATGACGAAGTCGAGAGCCTGTCGGCCTTCGATCCGCTGACCGGTGAAGTGATCCGAAAGCTGCCGCGGTTCACCTTCTATCCGAAAAGCCACTACGTGACGCCACGGGAAACCCTGCTGGGTGCCGTCGAAGGAATTAAAGTCGAATTGCAGGAGCGCCTGGATTACCTGCGTTCCAACAATAAACTCGTTGAAGCCCAGCGCCTGGAACAGCGCACCCGTTTCGACCTGGAGATGATCCTCGAGCTGGGTTACTGCAACGGCATCGAAAACTACTCGCGCTACCTGTCGGGCCGTGAGTCCGGCCAGGCGCCACCGACACTGTTCGACTACCTGCCGGCCGACGCCTTGCTGGTGATCGACGAATCCCACGTCAGCGTGCCGCAGGTCGGCGCCATGTATAAAGGCGACCGTTCCCGTAAAGAGACGCTGGTGGAATATGGCTTCCGCCTGCCGTCAGCGCTGGACAACCGGCCGATGCGTTTCGACGAATTCGAAGGCATCAGCCCGCAGACGATTTTCGTCTCGGCCACGCCGGGCAATTACGAAGCGGAACACGCCGGTCGCGTGGTCGAGCAACTGGTGCGCCCCACCGGCCTGGTGGACCCGCAAATCGAAATCCGCCCGGCGCTGACCCAGGTCGACGATTTGCTCTCGGAAATCGGCAAGCGCGTGGCGCTGGAAGAGCGGGTGCTGGTCACCACGCTGACCAAGCGCATGTCCGAAGACTTGACCGATTACCTGGCCGACCACGGCGTGCGCGTGCGCTACTTGCACTCGGACATCGACACCGTGGAACGAGTCGAAATCATCCGCGATTTGCGTCTGGGCACCTTCGATGTGCTGGTGGGGATCAACCTGCTGCGCGAAGGCCTGGACATGCCGGAAGTCTCGCTGGTGGCGATCCTCGATGCGGACAAGGAAGGCTTCCTGCGTTCCGAGCGTTCGCTGATCCAGACCATCGGCCGGGCGGCGCGAAACCTCAATGGCCGGGCGATTCTCTATGCGGATCGCATCACCGGTTCCATGGAGCGGGCGATCGGTGAAACCGAGCGTCGTCGCGACAAGCAAATCGCCTTCAACCTTGCCAACGGGATCACGCCGAAGGGTGTGTTCAAGGACGTGGCCGACATCATGGAAGGCGCCACCGTACCGGGTTCGCGCAGCAAGAAGCGCAAAGGCATGGCCAAGGCCGCCGAAGAGAGCGCCAAGTACGAGGCCGAATTGCGCTCACCGGGCGAGATCGCCAAGCGCATTAAAGCCCTGGAAGAGAAGATGTACGCGTTGGCGCGGGATCTGGAGTTTGAGGCGGCGGCGCAGATGCGCGATGAGATTGGCAAGTTGCGGGATCGGTTGATCACTGTCTGA